The Candidatus Methanomethylophilaceae archaeon genome includes a window with the following:
- a CDS encoding dihydroorotate dehydrogenase, whose protein sequence is MVSLRTKVGKLILDRPGMVASGIMDETGASMVRMLDLGAGAVVSKSVGTEPNEGHANPCFTETESGLINAMGLPNPGIDLFKEEMEFAVPHGKIIGSIYGAGPEEFSALAGKMEDYGACAVELNLSCPHAKGYGMEVGTDPSMVKSIVSAVKSAVEIPVWAKLTPNTHILTDIGAAVQDAGGDAVVAINTLKAMAISPEMARPILSNRFGGLSGQGIKPVGVRAVYDLRTALDIPIVGVGGISDWRDAAEYIMAGASAFQVGSAIMTEGIDVFKKINAGLESFMEEYGYDSIASMEGAAHE, encoded by the coding sequence ATGGTTTCACTGAGAACGAAGGTCGGGAAGCTGATCCTCGACAGACCAGGCATGGTGGCATCCGGGATCATGGACGAAACCGGAGCGTCCATGGTCCGCATGCTGGATCTGGGTGCCGGTGCCGTCGTAAGCAAATCCGTCGGGACCGAACCCAACGAAGGCCATGCGAACCCGTGTTTCACGGAGACGGAAAGCGGGCTGATCAACGCCATGGGCCTGCCGAATCCGGGGATCGATCTGTTCAAAGAAGAGATGGAATTCGCGGTGCCTCACGGCAAGATAATCGGTTCGATATATGGCGCGGGCCCCGAAGAATTCAGCGCCCTCGCCGGAAAAATGGAGGACTACGGGGCATGCGCCGTGGAGCTGAACCTTTCATGCCCCCACGCCAAAGGGTATGGGATGGAAGTCGGGACTGACCCGTCCATGGTGAAATCCATAGTGTCTGCCGTAAAATCCGCCGTCGAAATCCCCGTTTGGGCCAAGCTTACGCCGAACACGCATATCCTGACGGACATCGGCGCTGCGGTGCAGGATGCCGGAGGCGATGCCGTTGTAGCCATCAACACGCTGAAAGCGATGGCGATATCGCCGGAGATGGCCAGACCCATATTGAGCAACAGATTCGGAGGCCTTTCCGGGCAGGGGATCAAGCCGGTTGGAGTCAGGGCTGTGTACGACCTCAGAACCGCGCTGGACATTCCGATAGTCGGCGTGGGAGGCATATCCGATTGGAGGGACGCCGCCGAATACATAATGGCGGGAGCTTCCGCATTCCAGGTGGGAAGCGCCATCATGACGGAGGGCATAGACGTGTTCAAAAAGATAAACGCTGGATTGGAATCGTTCATGGAAGAATATGGCTACGATTCCATAGCATCCATGGAAGGTGCGGCCCATGAGTGA
- a CDS encoding dihydroorotate dehydrogenase electron transfer subunit, whose amino-acid sequence MSETTSRIEKIIDEAYDTKTFVFGWDAEIRPGQFAMVWVPGVDEIPMSISGINARTKSITVKAIGEATRKLHELKVGDAIRVRGPYGKGFDLSRGEMLIIGGGVGTAAVMPAIVQTGADAIIAARSEKDVIMDGLAERYSKNLRIATDDGSKGFHGNAVQLLKEMAKEKHYDCVLACGPEVMLHFTYEACKELGLGCQLSMERLMKCGAGACGCCVMDGMRVCKDGPVFDETQIPALTEFWRSKRDGCGRSVKLR is encoded by the coding sequence ATGAGTGAGACGACGTCAAGAATCGAAAAGATCATTGACGAAGCGTATGACACCAAGACATTCGTCTTCGGATGGGACGCGGAGATCAGACCCGGGCAGTTCGCGATGGTCTGGGTCCCCGGCGTCGACGAGATACCCATGTCGATTTCGGGGATAAACGCGAGGACCAAAAGCATCACCGTCAAAGCGATCGGAGAAGCGACGAGAAAACTCCATGAGCTGAAAGTGGGCGATGCCATCAGGGTCCGTGGTCCTTACGGCAAAGGGTTCGACCTTTCCAGAGGGGAGATGCTCATCATCGGAGGGGGAGTCGGAACGGCCGCCGTGATGCCGGCGATCGTCCAGACCGGGGCCGACGCCATAATCGCCGCTCGCTCCGAAAAGGACGTGATCATGGACGGCCTCGCCGAGAGATACTCCAAGAACCTTCGCATCGCGACCGACGACGGCTCGAAGGGATTCCACGGCAACGCGGTCCAGCTACTGAAGGAAATGGCCAAAGAGAAGCATTACGACTGCGTCCTGGCCTGCGGCCCCGAAGTCATGCTGCATTTCACCTACGAGGCCTGCAAAGAGCTCGGCCTGGGATGCCAGCTGTCGATGGAGCGCCTCATGAAATGCGGAGCGGGAGCCTGCGGGTGCTGCGTCATGGACGGCATGCGCGTATGCAAGGACGGCCCCGTGTTCGATGAGACCCAGATACCCGCCCTCACCGAATTCTGGAGATCGAAAAGGGACGGCTGCGGACGTTCCGTCAAACTCAGATGA
- a CDS encoding protease inhibitor I42 family protein, producing MENLRKFVAVHDQLILELQADHANGCGWEIESNDGIECYSWFDDEEQPRKPGSEGKIQKFAFASDETGTFRILFKNKRDASDTFELELVVHPECEMDYANTAEGFEECFILEDESSQKWKVEDDDGVECRIGTKDGRPALFMACDTQGEYRILLSSKEKWRLIKLSVRPVNIRVRLETAPGKKVIYDVKANATTGFMWKVVDDGGLRCNDRYKPDPNPGFMCGKGGRHIFEIIADKPGTYIVRATYSRPWEKGFISSLEITVDVKNP from the coding sequence ATGGAAAACCTTAGAAAATTCGTGGCTGTGCATGATCAGCTCATTCTTGAATTGCAGGCGGACCATGCGAACGGATGCGGATGGGAAATCGAATCCAACGATGGCATAGAATGCTATAGCTGGTTCGATGATGAAGAGCAGCCAAGAAAACCGGGGAGCGAGGGGAAGATCCAGAAGTTTGCCTTTGCATCTGATGAGACAGGGACGTTCAGGATTCTGTTCAAAAACAAACGCGACGCATCGGATACGTTTGAATTGGAGCTGGTAGTCCACCCCGAATGCGAGATGGATTATGCGAATACAGCGGAAGGATTCGAAGAATGCTTTATCCTGGAAGATGAAAGCAGCCAAAAATGGAAAGTTGAGGATGACGACGGGGTCGAATGCAGGATCGGAACCAAAGACGGACGCCCAGCGCTGTTCATGGCCTGCGACACCCAAGGAGAATACAGAATACTCCTGTCCTCGAAGGAGAAATGGCGCCTTATCAAACTGAGCGTCAGACCCGTTAACATTCGCGTGCGCTTGGAAACAGCCCCAGGCAAAAAAGTGATTTATGACGTGAAGGCCAACGCCACAACAGGATTCATGTGGAAGGTCGTGGATGATGGCGGACTCAGATGCAATGACCGCTACAAGCCCGACCCTAACCCTGGCTTCATGTGCGGCAAGGGCGGAAGGCACATCTTCGAGATCATTGCGGACAAACCAGGGACCTACATAGTCCGCGCGACATATTCTCGCCCGTGGGAGAAAGGCTTCATCAGTTCATTGGAGATCACCGTGGATGTGAAAAATCCATAA
- a CDS encoding TATA-box-binding protein encodes MTQVGVTVAKKNIENVVASTSLEQELDLNKIQSSLPGAEYNPQQFPGLVYRLQEPKTATLIFRSGKVVCTGAKCREDVKVAISKVAKDLEKADIKITIEPKIEVQNIVASSDLEQEINLNTVAITLGLERVEYEPEQFPGLVYRLDDPKVVVLLFGSGKMVCTGAKVPEDVDRAVDKIANELREAGLMS; translated from the coding sequence ATGACCCAAGTAGGTGTTACAGTGGCCAAGAAAAACATCGAAAATGTCGTCGCGTCTACTTCCCTCGAACAGGAGCTCGACCTCAACAAAATCCAGAGCTCCCTCCCAGGAGCGGAATACAACCCGCAGCAGTTCCCCGGACTCGTATACAGGCTTCAGGAACCTAAGACCGCGACTTTGATTTTCAGAAGCGGCAAAGTCGTCTGCACCGGCGCAAAATGTCGCGAAGATGTGAAAGTGGCCATCAGCAAAGTCGCCAAAGACCTGGAGAAAGCTGACATCAAAATCACGATCGAACCCAAGATCGAGGTCCAAAACATAGTCGCATCCTCCGATCTTGAGCAGGAGATCAACCTTAACACTGTCGCCATCACCCTCGGACTAGAAAGAGTGGAGTACGAACCCGAACAGTTCCCCGGACTCGTCTACAGGCTGGATGACCCCAAAGTCGTCGTGCTTCTGTTCGGCTCCGGAAAGATGGTCTGCACCGGCGCCAAAGTCCCGGAGGATGTGGACCGCGCCGTCGACAAGATAGCTAATGAACTGAGAGAAGCAGGACTGATGTCCTGA
- the cysE gene encoding serine O-acetyltransferase, translated as MEVDPDDLEAVIEKDPAIVDEEDARKYHTGFHAVCYYRMSHKLWLEGKKKEARELNYYAHHLTGCDIHPGATIGKRFFIDHATGVVIGETTIIGDNVSIYQGVTLGGVSTSKGKRHPTIKDHVVVGCNASVLGDITIGNNVRIGSGAVVINDIPDGCTVVGVPGRIVRHAGIKLECDNMHNQLPDPVKEKISSMEKEISDLRSMIEELSKRIN; from the coding sequence ATGGAAGTCGATCCCGACGATTTGGAGGCTGTCATAGAGAAGGATCCGGCCATCGTCGACGAGGAAGACGCCAGAAAATATCATACCGGATTCCACGCGGTTTGCTATTACAGGATGAGCCACAAGCTTTGGCTCGAGGGCAAAAAGAAAGAGGCCCGCGAGCTGAATTATTATGCCCATCATCTGACCGGGTGCGACATCCATCCCGGCGCGACCATCGGGAAGAGATTTTTCATCGATCATGCTACCGGCGTCGTCATAGGGGAGACCACTATCATCGGGGACAACGTATCCATCTACCAAGGCGTGACTCTCGGAGGCGTTTCCACCAGCAAAGGGAAGAGGCACCCCACAATCAAAGACCACGTAGTCGTGGGGTGCAACGCTTCTGTTCTGGGAGATATAACCATAGGCAACAACGTCAGAATAGGGTCCGGAGCCGTGGTCATCAACGATATCCCTGACGGGTGCACGGTAGTCGGCGTCCCTGGGCGCATAGTCAGGCACGCTGGAATCAAGTTGGAGTGCGACAATATGCACAACCAGCTTCCCGATCCGGTGAAAGAGAAGATCAGCAGCATGGAGAAGGAGATCTCCGATCTCAGGTCGATGATCGAAGAGCTTTCCAAGCGCATAAACTGA
- a CDS encoding phosphoadenosine phosphosulfate reductase family protein — translation MPAIRLGKNHLRWCHSCNLPILESKECPVCGGKTVEVPLTPPGDARPAFEYDIELMRRILDRDYGEGTGKAVIPDGHVVIMSKAPGLDRMDEVVIDGDIIATMRYDIGSGWKFVSRMQGAYRIAEAYTKGYVVCDPSAAPFLQESKNLMAPGVIDADPGIKVGDEIIIVTADRKPIATGTARMSGPEMVAADKGMAVRTRWYRPEERTGPHTPHSWDEAVEANRAVIEKRVAEAVGFIKNTIEMHDVPAIVSFSGGKDSLATLLLTIDAGLKLPVLFVDTGLEFDETVNHVRETCERHGLQLIEEKAPTDAFFGNLVYFGPPAKDYRWCCKTNKLGPTVGAITKNFPGGVLSFIGQRKYESEARNSKPRVWQNPWTPGQIGASPIQNWCAMHVWMYIFMRKEPYNVWYTRGLDRIGCFLCPASDLAEFDVVSGGSSRWEQWNEYLDSYMEDRGLPQEWKDYALWRWKDAPKSIREEVHRITGKEVSELTRQTKAPESGPLTIKVQEGYSPCVIGYSVEAALSRPIDLKKVKPFCHAIGWVVEEDPEGEYISADYTTIYREGSIICKSNVKNDASAHMDEAFQVIMRAEQCVGCGLCAARCTEGALYMEGGKVHIREDDCIFCKDCFGPCPSVNFAKGEEFEQ, via the coding sequence ATGCCTGCGATCAGATTGGGAAAGAACCATCTCAGATGGTGCCACTCATGCAACCTGCCCATTTTAGAGTCCAAAGAATGCCCTGTATGCGGTGGGAAGACTGTTGAGGTGCCGCTCACCCCGCCTGGGGATGCCAGGCCCGCATTCGAATATGACATAGAGCTGATGCGCAGAATTCTTGACAGGGATTATGGGGAAGGCACTGGAAAAGCTGTCATCCCAGATGGGCACGTAGTGATCATGAGCAAGGCTCCTGGATTGGATCGCATGGACGAGGTCGTCATCGACGGCGACATCATTGCCACCATGAGGTATGACATAGGCTCCGGATGGAAATTCGTGTCGCGCATGCAGGGCGCCTACAGGATTGCCGAAGCGTATACCAAAGGATACGTCGTCTGCGATCCGAGCGCGGCCCCATTCCTGCAGGAAAGCAAGAATCTCATGGCTCCCGGCGTCATCGATGCCGACCCTGGCATCAAGGTCGGAGACGAGATAATAATCGTGACCGCCGACAGGAAGCCGATCGCAACGGGTACCGCGCGCATGTCGGGCCCGGAGATGGTCGCCGCGGACAAGGGCATGGCAGTAAGGACCAGATGGTACAGACCGGAGGAACGCACCGGCCCACATACGCCCCATTCATGGGATGAAGCCGTCGAAGCCAACAGGGCCGTCATAGAGAAGAGGGTCGCAGAAGCTGTAGGGTTCATCAAGAATACGATCGAAATGCATGATGTGCCTGCGATAGTATCGTTTTCGGGAGGCAAGGACAGCCTCGCTACGCTCCTTCTTACGATAGACGCAGGCCTTAAGCTTCCGGTATTGTTCGTCGATACCGGATTGGAATTCGACGAGACGGTGAATCATGTCCGCGAAACCTGCGAGAGACATGGCCTCCAGCTCATAGAGGAGAAAGCTCCCACCGATGCCTTCTTCGGGAATCTCGTCTACTTCGGGCCTCCCGCCAAGGACTACAGATGGTGCTGCAAGACCAACAAGCTCGGGCCCACCGTCGGAGCGATCACCAAGAATTTCCCGGGCGGAGTCTTGTCTTTCATAGGTCAGAGGAAATACGAATCCGAGGCCAGGAATTCCAAGCCCCGCGTCTGGCAGAATCCCTGGACTCCCGGCCAGATAGGCGCGTCGCCGATCCAGAACTGGTGCGCGATGCACGTTTGGATGTACATATTCATGAGGAAGGAGCCTTACAACGTCTGGTACACCCGCGGATTGGACAGGATAGGATGTTTCCTCTGCCCCGCATCCGATCTCGCCGAATTCGATGTCGTCTCCGGAGGGAGCTCCAGATGGGAGCAATGGAACGAATATCTGGATTCATACATGGAAGACCGCGGGCTTCCCCAGGAATGGAAGGATTATGCTCTCTGGAGATGGAAGGATGCGCCCAAATCCATAAGGGAGGAAGTCCACAGGATAACCGGCAAAGAGGTGTCCGAATTGACGAGGCAGACCAAAGCCCCGGAATCCGGGCCTCTGACGATAAAGGTCCAGGAGGGCTATTCTCCTTGCGTCATCGGATACAGCGTTGAAGCCGCTCTTTCCAGGCCGATCGATCTGAAGAAAGTGAAGCCGTTCTGCCACGCCATAGGCTGGGTCGTCGAAGAGGATCCGGAGGGCGAATACATATCCGCGGATTACACTACCATATATCGCGAAGGATCCATAATATGCAAGTCCAACGTGAAGAACGACGCTTCGGCGCATATGGACGAGGCATTCCAGGTGATAATGCGCGCGGAGCAATGCGTAGGATGCGGTCTGTGCGCCGCTAGATGCACGGAAGGCGCATTGTATATGGAAGGCGGCAAAGTCCACATCCGCGAGGATGACTGCATATTCTGTAAGGACTGCTTTGGGCCATGCCCATCGGTCAATTTCGCTAAGGGGGAGGAGTTCGAGCAATGA
- a CDS encoding UbiD family decarboxylase, protein MKTLGSDAFRIKGRIDSESGDATRIMSENQERTVLFEDLNGGMAVGNRFSTRDKIASALGVPKEGIVGHLLDAITSPMPCETVENPEFRACKREVKLMSLPVPKYFPKDGGRYITAGVIIAEFGGKKNVSFHRMMLMDDSRIAVRLVPRHLFTLYKEAKAAGKELNVSICVGAGAEVLLAAATSMDFGADELEVASAMHIKGHGAPLKVGRCNNGILVPADCDYVFEARITLEETKEGPFVDITGTYDFERMQPIIEVDKVWTCEHPAFHLVLPGGYEHYMLMGLPREPMILKTVRQAVPKVRNVRLTEGGCCWLNGVVSISKNKEGDGVNAIMAAFTGHPSMKQVIIVDDDIDIFDDRQVEWAVATRMQADRILMIPGAAGSSLDPSSHGKTTWKVGYDATIPLGSDLSLYRKATLE, encoded by the coding sequence ATGAAAACGCTCGGCTCGGATGCTTTCCGCATAAAAGGCCGCATAGATAGCGAGTCTGGAGACGCAACCAGAATAATGTCTGAGAATCAGGAGAGAACGGTCCTTTTCGAGGATCTCAACGGCGGAATGGCCGTTGGAAACAGATTCTCGACCAGAGACAAGATCGCGTCCGCTCTCGGGGTTCCCAAAGAAGGCATTGTCGGGCATCTGCTGGACGCCATAACGTCTCCCATGCCTTGCGAGACTGTTGAGAATCCAGAGTTTCGCGCATGCAAAAGGGAAGTCAAGCTCATGTCGCTCCCTGTGCCCAAATATTTCCCGAAAGATGGGGGGCGCTACATCACAGCAGGCGTCATTATCGCCGAATTCGGCGGTAAGAAGAATGTATCTTTCCATAGGATGATGCTGATGGACGATTCCAGGATCGCCGTAAGGCTGGTTCCCAGGCATCTTTTCACTCTTTACAAAGAGGCCAAAGCGGCCGGCAAGGAGCTGAACGTATCCATATGCGTGGGCGCTGGGGCCGAGGTTCTGCTGGCTGCCGCCACGTCGATGGATTTCGGCGCGGATGAATTGGAAGTGGCGTCTGCGATGCACATCAAAGGCCATGGGGCGCCCCTCAAAGTTGGCAGATGCAACAACGGCATCTTGGTTCCGGCCGATTGCGATTACGTCTTCGAGGCGCGCATTACTTTGGAGGAGACCAAGGAAGGGCCGTTCGTGGACATCACCGGGACATACGATTTCGAGCGTATGCAACCGATAATAGAGGTGGATAAGGTCTGGACCTGCGAGCACCCGGCATTCCATCTGGTTCTGCCGGGGGGATACGAGCACTACATGCTTATGGGACTTCCAAGGGAGCCCATGATCCTTAAGACGGTGAGGCAGGCAGTTCCCAAGGTCAGGAATGTGCGTCTCACCGAAGGCGGGTGCTGCTGGCTGAACGGGGTCGTCTCGATATCGAAGAACAAAGAAGGCGACGGCGTCAACGCGATAATGGCCGCATTCACCGGGCATCCCTCGATGAAGCAGGTGATCATCGTGGATGATGACATCGACATATTCGACGATAGGCAGGTAGAATGGGCAGTCGCCACCAGGATGCAAGCAGACAGGATACTCATGATTCCCGGTGCCGCAGGCTCATCGCTGGATCCCAGCTCCCATGGAAAGACGACCTGGAAGGTGGGATACGACGCGACGATTCCTTTGGGATCCGATCTGTCCCTTTATAGGAAGGCTACGCTGGAATGA